The genomic window GGCGTCACAGCGTCAGACTCGTAGTAGCCATCGGCCTTCTCGTCGTACTCGGCGTACTCATCGTAGTCCGCGACGTCGTCGTAATCGTCGTTCGGCATAGCCTTAGCCTGAATGCGGTCAAAAATACCCATGGTGCACCTTCCTCATATCGGCTGTTTCTAAACTATTAGAGAATGCTGCCATTTCAGCGACCCACGGCGGTGTGTCGTTAGAGAATCTGCAAAACACCAGCAAATCGGCCTGTGCCCGTGCCCGCATGTGTGGCGCGCCTATGCGAATAATGCTCCCCCGACTCGTAGGTACACACGGGCACACGATGGATCTCAGCGACGCCGTATTGGCGCAATTGCGCCTCGAGGCCCGCGGCTATATCCAGCCCAGGCGTACCTGCCGACGTCGTGGAGCGGCTTCCTGGCCAGCGCCTGCCGACGCCCTCGGCCAGGCTCAGCGGAACCTCGTAGCATGTGCCACAGATCGACGGACCGAGTATGGCGACGACCTCCCCCAGTTCCTCAAGTACCTTCGGCGCGATGGCAAGGTCTAGTCCCGCACGCCCCACGTGCACGACGCCGCCGCGTTCGCCGCTTTTCTCAACCAAGATGAGTGGCACGCAGTCAGCTACCATGACGGCCCCTGCGTAGCCACGTTCTACAATGATCGCATCCGCCTCCCCCACCTCGAGGAAGCCCTCTCGGCCCTTACGCGCCGCGGATGCTCGCGCTATGCCCGTAGCGTGAACCTGAGTCATCCAGGCCAGGCGCTGCCCCAAGTAGTGCTCCAGCTTGTGCCGATTAGCTCGCACGCTTTGCGGATCGTCGTGAACATGAAAGCCCAGATTCAACGCCGCATACTTACCGCCTGAGCAGCCGCCACGGATAGTGGTGAAACCTGTGCGGACGTTAGCCGGAAATGTCGGCTGAGCGAACCAGTCTACGAGCGGATGAGAAGGACATTCATGCATTCTCCCATTGTGCCAAAATTCCCCGGCGCAGCGAGTGCGCCGGGGAATGAGGTCGGATGAAGGGTAGTGTCTACTCGTCGCCGAACAAGAAAGGCGGAATATCTAGATCTGGGCGCTGCCGCTTGGGCTCTTCGATCGGAGGTACTTCAAGCGGGGGGACCTGGCCGCTGATGGCCGGTCGAGTCGCCGTTTCAACCGGCGCCTCTTGCTGGTAAGCCTGGCCAGGAACGTGTTCTTCAGGTGCTGGCATGGCCGGAACTGCCACAGTGGCCGGGGCCTGCACCTGCGGAGCGGAATTGCCCAGGAGGATGTCGTCGCTCTCGTCGAAACCAGCAGCGATAACGGTCACCCGCACGTCGTCGCCGAGCGACTCGTCGATGATGATGCCAATAATGATATTGGCGTTCGGATCCACGGCTTCCTTGACCATCTGAGCTGCGGCA from Trueperella pyogenes includes these protein-coding regions:
- a CDS encoding polyphenol oxidase family protein, with the translated sequence MHECPSHPLVDWFAQPTFPANVRTGFTTIRGGCSGGKYAALNLGFHVHDDPQSVRANRHKLEHYLGQRLAWMTQVHATGIARASAARKGREGFLEVGEADAIIVERGYAGAVMVADCVPLILVEKSGERGGVVHVGRAGLDLAIAPKVLEELGEVVAILGPSICGTCYEVPLSLAEGVGRRWPGSRSTTSAGTPGLDIAAGLEAQLRQYGVAEIHRVPVCTYESGEHYSHRRATHAGTGTGRFAGVLQIL